From the Neoarius graeffei isolate fNeoGra1 chromosome 1, fNeoGra1.pri, whole genome shotgun sequence genome, one window contains:
- the LOC132887048 gene encoding uncharacterized protein LOC132887048, translating into MHYRFSSLKNFVVKEAPLQGTKMQRFNIQQALEMILDGANPCDSDGEDINLQVDSDSELSQSSSETAPQPKKRARLGTDVTETAKDGTVWHEEQVGTGPHFTPPLPYNADGEPTAKARRSITSRLQSFLCFITLDMLGIIQECTVQHAKQTEHVDWFMGLPELMAFISITIMRGIIRVPSLRDCWSKNLGSPQIIETMSRGRFQNIMHHLRFDDRDTRSERAQTDKFAAISNIWGLFVTNCITSYIPGRHITIDEQLFPSKTRCCFLQYIASKPDKFGIKFWVACDLKTKYVCNILPCLGKDPTRPHGERVSESVVMRLMEPFLDKGRNVTTGNFFTSLSLAKRLLSRNTTILGTVNKIRQEIPLSTRQMHRNEFTTQVFSTTGATLTVYAPKRKKTVYVLSSMHSMIQTQDTTKKKPNTITLYNTTKCGVDVMDQMVREYTVCAGTRRWPVAVFYNMIDMAALNAHVLYQLCTGRQERRVDFLLELARELAHSHVGMKKAQKEQLFRQQPSTPQLGKRAKCQAKIKCKDNHATVRCVDCYRYTCGKCRKEQWQCQDCE; encoded by the exons atgcactatcgcttcagttccctcaagaattttgtggtgaaagaagctcctctccaaggaacgaagatgcagagattcaacattcaacaggcattggaaatgatcctggatggagcaaacccttgcgactCGGATGGAGAAGACATCAACCTTCAGGTGGATTCAGACTCCGAGCTGTCTCAGTCGTCTTCAG AGACTGCTCCCCAACCAAAAAAGAGAGCTCGGCTGGGGACTGATGTGACAGAGACTGCGAAAGACGGCACAGTATGGCATGAAGAACAGGTGGGAACAGGTCCACATTTCACCCCGCCATTGCCATACAACGCAGATGGAGAGCCAACAGCTAAGGCCAGGAGATCAATCACAAGTCGTCTTCAGAGCTTCCTGTGTTTCATCACTCTGGACATGCTTGGTATCATTCAAGAATGTACAGTTCAACATGCAAAGCAAACGGAGCATGTGGATTGGTTCATGGGCCTCCCTGAACTAATGGCATTTATTTCCATCACCATTATGCGGGGAATCATCAGGGTGCCATCACTGCGTGACTGCTGGTCGAAAAACCTGGGAAGCCCACAGATCATCGAAACCATGTCCCGAGGGCGTTTCCAAAACATCATGCATCACCTGCGCTTTGATGACAGAGACACCCGCAGCGAGCGAGCACAGACCGATAAGTTTGCTGCAATTTCGAACATATGGGGATTGTTTGTCACCAACTGCATCACATCCTACATCCCTGGTCGACACATCACCATCGACGAACAACTTTTCCCGTCCAAGACTCGCTGCTGTTTCCTACAGTACATTGCATCTAAACCAGACAAGTTTGGGATCAAGTTTTGGGTGGCATGTGACTTGAAAACCAAATACGTCTGCAACATCCTCCCATGTCTTGGCAAGGACCCCACTCGGCCTCATGGGGAGAGAGTGTCTGAGAGTGTAGTCATGAGGCTGATGGAACCATTCCTGGACAAGGGCAGAAATGTTACCACGGGCAATTTCTTTACATCACTGTCACTTGCAAAACGACTACTTAGCCGGAATACAACCATCCTCGGCACAGTCAACAAGATTCGCCAAGAAATTCCACTGTCAACTAGACAGATGCACCGCAATGAATTTACCACCCAAGTATTTTCAACCACTGGTGCCACACTGACGGTGTATGCGCCCAAGCGGAAGAAGACTGTATATGTTCTCAGCAGCATGCACAGCATGATTCAGACACAGGATACCACCAAAAAGAAGCCTAACACCATCACACTCTACAACACAACAAAGTGCGGCGTCGATGTCATGGACCAGATGGTGCGGGAGTACACTGTCTGCGCAGGAACACGGCGCTGGCCAGTAGCAGTGTTCTATAACATGATAGATATGGCAGCACTGAATGCACACGTGCTCTATCAATTATGCACCGGGAGGCAGGAGAGACGGGTGGATTTCCTGCTGGAGCTTGCAAGAGAGTTGGCTCACTCCCACGTGGGTATGAAAAAGGCCCAAAAGGAACAATTATTTCGGCAACAACCCTCCACACCACAACTAGGAAAAAGAGCCAAGTGTCAGGCTAAAATTAAATGTAAGGACAATCATGCAACTGTACGCTGTGTTGACTGCTACCGATATACATGTGGGAAATGCCGAAAGGAGCAATGGCAGTGCCAGGATTGTGAGTGA